Proteins from a single region of Candidatus Amarolinea dominans:
- a CDS encoding recombinase zinc beta ribbon domain-containing protein, with the protein MSATQKVPENFAVLYDESEFLLTGLVFCGNCGRALESGTDMRNAKTGKGNPWRYYRCRGQRLEEGACQHTERINARQPKRKSSKPRRYWRMASLPWRVLRQ; encoded by the coding sequence TTCGCCGTCCTGTATGATGAATCTGAGTTCCTGCTGACCGGTCTGGTCTTCTGTGGAAACTGTGGTCGCGCCCTGGAAAGCGGCACGGATATGCGTAATGCCAAGACCGGCAAGGGCAACCCGTGGCGCTACTATCGCTGCCGGGGCCAGCGGTTGGAGGAGGGCGCCTGCCAGCATACGGAACGGATCAACGCCCGCCAGCCCAAACGGAAATCCAGCAAACCGCGCAGGTATTGGCGCATGGCATCTTTGCCCTGGCGTGTTTTGAGACAGTAA